A single region of the Amia ocellicauda isolate fAmiCal2 chromosome 8, fAmiCal2.hap1, whole genome shotgun sequence genome encodes:
- the scarb2c gene encoding lysosome membrane protein 2c has product MVWKVCCIYGTGIVSIVLLITGIALVLTQVFQNALYSRIKQEIILKNGTEAFEAWENPPPPIYMQFYFFNLTNPLEVLKGENPAVEEMGPYTYREYRPMENVRFSENGTEVTSINPKTYVFVPEMSKGTEDDLIRTANIPAMTVMEKFKTHAIISKLISDYMRSSGEGLFVTRSVREMLWGYVDGLLFALRTFLPDLDPNFGLLYKKNGTSDGEYVVLSGEKNYKDFARIVEWDGKRSLDWWSTNTSNMINGTNAAYFHPLITNNETLYIFISDICRSLYAQFEKDVTVRGVPGFRFVIPKDVFANATENPANAGFCVPPGNCLGSGLLDVRVCKQGAPIIMSSPHFYQADKKYIDDIHGMHPNAEEHETVLDINPLTGILLRATNRIQTNVLVEKIDTFSSQTQNVKTLVLPVMYLNESMLIDEASASRVRSVVNQGNVVINIPFIIIALGILLGIVFMLLMCKNHRPEASASERQPLLQPS; this is encoded by the exons ATGGTTTGGAAAGTCTGCTGCATTTACGGCACCGGGATCGTCTCCATAGTGCTTTTAATCACGGGGATCGCCTTGGTTTTGACACAGGTCTTCCAGAACGCACTGTATTCGCGAATTAAACAG GAAATAATCCTGAAGAATGGCACTGAAGCGTTTGAGGCCTGGGAGAACCCTCCTCCTCCTATCTACATGCAGTTCTACTTCTTCAATCTGACAAACCCCTTAGAGGTACTCAAAGGAGAAAACCCAGCTGTGGAGGAGATGGGACCATACACCTACAG AGAGTACCGGCCAATGGAGAATGTGCGTTTTTCTGAGAATGGCACTGAAGTAACTTCTATCAATCCCAAGACCTATGTGTTTGTACCAGAGATGTCCAAAGGCACAGAGGATGATCTCATCAGAACTGCAAATATTCCTGCCATG ACGGTGATGGAAAAATTTAAAACACATGCTATTATCAGTAAATTGATATCGGATTACATGAGATCCAGTGGAGAAGGTCTGTTCGTGACCCGCAGTGTCCGTGAGATGCTCTGGGGTTATGTCGATGGCTTGCTGTTTGCTCTTCGTACATTTTTACCAGATTTGGATCCCAACTTTGGCCTGTTGTATAAG AAGAATGGTACAAGTGATGGGGAATATGTTGTCCTCTCAGGAGAGAAGAACTACAAGGACTTTGCCAGGATAGTAGAGTGGGATGGTAAAAG GTCACTGGACTGGTGGAGCACGAACACAAGTAACATGATCAATGGCACCAATGCGGCTTATTTCCACCCTCTTATTACAAACAATGAAACACTGTACATCTTCATCTCTGATATCTGCAG ATCCCTTTATGCACAATTTGAAAAAGATGTCACTGTGAGAGGTGTACCAGGCTTCAGATTTGTGATTCCAAAAGATGTTTTTGCAAACGCCACTGAAAACCCTGCGAATGCCGGCTTTTGTGTGCCCCCCGGGAACTGTCTTGGATCTGGGCTTTTAGATGTCAGGGTCTGCAAACAAG GTGCACCTATTATCATGTCCTCCCCACATTTTTACCAGgcagacaaaaaatatattgatgATATCCATGGAATGCATCCCAACGCCGAGGAGCATGAGACAGTCTTGGATATTAATCCA CTCACAGGCATTCTTCTGAGAGCAACAAATCGAATCCAGACCAATGTCCTTGTTGAGAAAATAGATACGTTCAg CAGTCAGACACAGAATGTGAAAACCTTGGTGTTGCCCGTGATGTACTTAAATGAG AGTATGCTGATTGACGAGGCCTCGGCCAGCAGAGTGAGGAGTGTGGTGAACCAAGGCAACGTTGTCATTAACATCCCCTTCATCATCATCGCACTGGGCATTCTCCTGGGGATTGTGTTCATGTTGCTCATGTGCAAGAATCACAGGCCCGAG GCTTCTGCAAGTGAACGACAGCCCCTACTGCAGCCGTCTTAA
- the fam47e gene encoding protein FAM47E, whose amino-acid sequence MSGTNKLCSPEQSESKHPWYKERLRTKYLKETKNKQQLSGALDGHQWRFLNSGLDDFRDGYPPPVGDENFIHAPKGPRPVVLGDQHSFGSSKQMPRKKFTKTQVCFSKLTPLQQMRREHIAQIEYGLTQHPLALYPHLEDSMPPELFEQVVDLLDPEMHLSSEVGSCALDPDDSDDCTNQWEKCNPTPSASKGNLSTRRSASAMTEDSKLKNPYKWIQTKDDSVEDENNVKMKRLPSPSHDEHLKHVTKEFCDWVASLGGESNNLDQSTLLSLFSSGYECKPPLTVPIHVVELNNVPAELRMTAEDLNTETAASSSRSKAHGKKQKSSYSPAGKIQYGAWYLHPKMWKKRNANEPLEDPNIISEEKQFSMSQPSDKDEELKHLHGTQAFKQFIHNKGLREPKFFQKLFAQEDEKDQTQKNNKLSSNNGPDGFSSDSP is encoded by the exons ATGAGTGGGACTAACAAGTTATGTTCCCCGGAACAATCAGAAAGCAAGCACCCATG GTACAAGGAGAGGCTCCGGACGAAATACCTAAAAGAAACTAAGAACAAACAACAGCTCTCTGGGGCCCTGGATGGTCATCAATGGCGCTTTCTAAATTCAGGGCTGGATGATTTCCGAGACGGGTACCCTCCTCCTGTGGGAGATGAGAACTTCATTCATGCTCCGAAGGGCCCCCGTCCTGTTGTTCTTGGGGACCAGCACTCCTTCGGTTCCAGTAAGCAGATGCCCAGGAAGAAGTTCACTAAGACACAGGTGTGTTTCTCCAAGCTCACCCCACTGCAGCAGATGCGCAGGGAACACATCGCCCAGATCGAGTATGGCCTGACCCAGCACCCACTCGCCCTCTATCCCCACTTAGAGGACAGCATGCCTCCAGAG CTGTTTGAGCAGGTAGTGGATCTTCTGGACCCTGAAATGCATTTGAGTAGCGAGGTAGGATCTTGTGCATTGGACCCTGATGACTCTGATGACTGTACCAACCAATGGGAAAAATGCAACCCGACTCCATCAGCATCAAAAGGCAATCTGAGCACAAGACGATCTGCCAGTGCAAT GACTGAGGACTCCAAACTGAAAAATCCTTACAAATGGATTCAGACGAAAGACGACTCTGTGGAAgatgaaaataatgtgaaaatgAAACGACTCCCCTCCCCGTCCCATGACGAGCACCTTAAACACGTGACAAAGGAGTTCTGTGACTGGGTTGCGTCCCTG GGTGGGGAGAGCAATAACCTGGATCAGTCCACTCTGCTGAGTCTCTTCAGCAGTGGCTATGAGTGTAAGCCCCCTCTGACTGTCCCAATCCATGTGGTGGAGCTCAATAATGTACCAGCAGAGCTCAGAATGACAGCAGAAGACCTGAACACTGAGACTGCAGCTTCATCATCACGATCAAAGGCCCACGGTAAAAAACAG aagtCATCTTATAGTCCAGCTGGGAAGATTCAATATGGAGCTTGGTATCTACATCCTAAAATGTGGAagaaaagaaatgcaaatgaaCCACTGGAAGATCCCAACATAATCTCAGAAGAAAAACAGTTCTCGATGAGTCAGCCAAGTGACAAG GATGAGGAATTGAAGCATTTGCATGGGACACAGGCCTTCAAGCAGTTCATTCACAACAAAGGACTGCGAGAGCCAAAG TTTTTCCAGAAGCTCTTTGCACAAGAAGATGAGAAAGACCAGACCCAGAAGAATAATAAACTGTCATCAAACAATGGTCCTGATGGGTTTAGTTCTGACTCACCATAA
- the stbd1 gene encoding starch-binding domain-containing protein 1, with translation MIGGYGPSLALGIIVMLSLWAFFFIYRSLASPKSPGDENGVSVQDEVKQRPRAAGDAGATDKPKENGCQVSETQDDCSAEPREQELLQDMSSVPESDHGAGPYSSSPDKVDRLAAEEHHPSSVPDHPEYLSNGGDLSAAKIETVGAEKKPGEADVDVDAKWEKTEISIMEATMNDNEWLNENWSAIKLNLGSSDRLQEVDLEDPEGEPEDSTPVEGLMEEAKAAGILESDPVGKKVAAVQPMPQSVGVSFKVHYITHSPSQQLAVTGNHKELGSWESYVALNQDKDGFWCNSIPLPSDCELEWKFVMVEEGKVRRWEECCNRHLDTGRDDIQAHKWWGYL, from the exons ATGATTGGAGGATACGGACCATCCCTGGCTTTGGGGATTATTGTAATGCTCTCACTATGGGCTTTTTTCTTCATATATAGAAGTCTGGCGTCTCCAAAATCGCCAGGGGACGAGAATGGGGTTTCTGTGCAGGACGAGGTGAAGCAGAGGCCGAGAGCCGCAGGCGACGCAGGGGCAACAG ATAAACCAAAGGAAAATGGGTGCCAGGTATCTGAAACCCAGGATGATTGCAGTGCAGAACCCAGAGAACAGGAATTACTGCAGGACATGTCCTCAGTCCCTGAGAGCGACCACGGGGCTGGTCCTTATTCTTCATCACCAGATAAAGTGGACCGGCTTGCTGCTGAAGAACACCATCCTAGCTCTGTGCCTGACCATCCTGAATATCTGAGCAATGGTGGCGATCTGTCTGCTGCAAAGATCGAGACAGTGGGGGCTGAGAAAAAGCCTGGGGAAGCGGATGTTGATGTGGACGCCAAGTGGGAGAAGACTGAGATCAGCATCATGGAGGCCACTATGAATGATAACGAGTGGCTCAATGAGAACTGGTCAGCAATCAAGTTAAACCTTGGCAGCTCGGACAGATTGCAGGAGGTTGACCTAGAGGACCCAGAAGGCGAGCCGGAGGACTCCACACCGGTTGAAGGTTTAATGGAAGAGGCCAAAGCCGCTGGTATACTGGAATCCGATCCCGTGGGCAAGAAGGTGGCCGCTGTGCAGCCCATGCCGCAGAGCGTAGGGGTGAGCTTCAAGGTGCACTACATCACTCACTCCCCCTCTCAGCAGCTGGCGGTGACGGGCAATCACAAGGAGTTGGGCAGCTGGGAGAGCTATGTAGCGCTGAACCAAGACAAGGACGGTTTCTGGTGCAACTCGATCCCGCTCCCGTCCGACTGCGAGCTAGAGTGGAAGTTCGTCATGGTGGAAGAAGGGAAGGTCCGCCGCTGGGAGGAGTGCTGCAACAGACACCTGGACACAGGACGAGACGACATCCAGGCACACAAATGGTGGGGCTACCTCTGA